One Embleya scabrispora DNA segment encodes these proteins:
- a CDS encoding acetoacetate decarboxylase family protein, whose amino-acid sequence MSSPQQDTVEVDLGGRAVTVPKGGLYDRYRMDTDLDAVARDSRVSGVDFFRRLPKTRVDSPIGSTLTPNFYYRVSTARLTMPARSRAIRRRLPSELAPLEVAPGFGLVSLMFFRYDVCDIDFYTEAAVGIAVRPARHRRLGLVDLAAALKNEHLDSYVLSLPVSTEIAQVRGHDGYGFPKWVTGLDVDIDADRTTARVANDAGGTDVSLAVSTPAQTAYPSGERVSALTSYTSIDGAWHSTFSQTNVLSAGTKRRPRELVLEIGEGRMADDLRSLDPTRTVRLDVMTEGQLALHMPVPVSVPTRH is encoded by the coding sequence ATGTCATCGCCCCAGCAGGACACCGTCGAGGTCGACTTGGGCGGCCGGGCCGTCACCGTCCCCAAGGGCGGTCTGTACGACCGGTATCGGATGGACACCGACCTCGACGCGGTCGCCCGCGACTCCCGCGTCAGCGGCGTCGACTTCTTCCGGCGCCTGCCCAAGACCCGAGTCGACTCGCCGATCGGCAGCACGCTCACCCCGAACTTCTACTACCGCGTCTCGACGGCCCGGCTGACGATGCCGGCCCGCTCCCGCGCGATCCGCAGGCGCCTGCCCTCCGAGCTCGCGCCGCTGGAGGTCGCGCCGGGATTCGGGCTGGTCTCGCTCATGTTCTTCCGCTACGACGTGTGCGACATCGACTTCTACACCGAGGCCGCGGTCGGCATCGCCGTCAGGCCGGCCCGGCACCGCCGCCTCGGACTGGTCGACCTCGCCGCCGCGCTCAAGAACGAGCACCTCGACTCGTACGTGTTGTCGTTGCCGGTGAGCACCGAGATCGCGCAGGTCCGCGGGCACGACGGCTACGGCTTCCCCAAGTGGGTGACCGGGCTCGACGTCGACATCGACGCCGACCGGACCACCGCGCGCGTCGCCAACGACGCGGGCGGGACGGACGTTTCCCTCGCGGTGTCCACCCCCGCCCAGACCGCGTATCCGAGCGGCGAGCGCGTCTCGGCCCTGACCTCGTACACGTCGATCGACGGCGCATGGCACTCGACGTTCAGCCAGACCAACGTGCTGTCCGCGGGCACCAAGCGCCGACCCCGCGAACTCGTCCTCGAGATCGGCGAGGGCCGCATGGCCGACGACCTACGCTCCCTCGACCCGACCAGGACCGTGCGCCTCGACGTCATGACCGAAGGGCAACTCGCCCTGCACATGCCGGTCCCCGTCTCCGTCCCCACCCGGCACTAG
- a CDS encoding succinic semialdehyde dehydrogenase — translation MTTDHALLDTRSPSSLPASLTPELIARLTRRVAAVADAARVTTDTPYTGAPLADLPVSTPTDVQDAFARARTAQQVWAATAPRERARILLRFHDLVLARRDEALDLMQAESGKTRRDAFLEVTDIAITSRYYARSAQKLLKPKRRRGAIPVLTHTTELRHPKGVVTVISPWNYPLSMAAGDAIPALMAGNAVVQKPDTQTALTALWALDLMHEAGLPTDVWQMVVGRGSSIGGALMDNADYMMFTGSTAVGRRIASDAGARLIGASLELGGKNAMIVLDDADIDKAADGAVAACFPSAGQLCVSIERLYVAEPIRDRFVAAFVARTEKLKLGASYDYSVDVGSLTNPSQLATVTAHVEDAAGKGATVLAGGRARPDIGPLFYEPTILTGVTPDMTVYEHETFGPVVSIHSYRDVDDAIARANATPYGLNACVWTRNGARGRTVAARVHAGTVNVNEAFAAAWGSIDAPMGGMGDSGLGRRHGADGILKYTEPQTVAHQRVQGFTPPARVSPETWAAVFTGALKLLKAARVR, via the coding sequence ATGACCACCGACCACGCCCTCCTCGACACCCGCAGCCCCAGCAGCCTGCCCGCGTCGCTGACCCCGGAGCTGATCGCGCGCCTGACCCGCCGCGTCGCGGCAGTCGCGGATGCCGCCAGGGTCACCACCGACACCCCCTACACCGGCGCGCCGTTGGCCGACCTGCCCGTGTCCACGCCGACAGACGTCCAAGACGCCTTCGCGCGCGCCCGCACCGCCCAGCAAGTCTGGGCCGCTACCGCGCCGCGCGAGCGCGCGAGGATCCTGCTGCGCTTCCACGACCTCGTCCTGGCCCGCCGGGACGAGGCCTTGGACCTGATGCAGGCCGAGAGCGGCAAGACCCGCCGCGACGCGTTCCTGGAGGTCACCGACATCGCGATCACCTCCCGCTACTACGCCCGCAGCGCGCAGAAACTGCTGAAGCCCAAGCGTCGTCGCGGCGCGATCCCGGTGCTCACCCACACCACCGAACTACGCCATCCCAAGGGCGTCGTCACCGTCATCTCCCCGTGGAACTACCCGCTCAGCATGGCCGCCGGCGACGCCATCCCGGCGCTCATGGCCGGCAACGCCGTCGTCCAGAAGCCGGATACCCAGACCGCGCTGACCGCGCTGTGGGCGCTGGACCTGATGCACGAGGCCGGCCTGCCGACCGACGTGTGGCAGATGGTCGTCGGGCGCGGCAGCTCCATCGGCGGCGCGCTGATGGACAACGCCGACTACATGATGTTCACCGGCTCCACCGCCGTCGGTCGCCGGATCGCGAGCGACGCCGGCGCACGTCTCATCGGCGCGTCCCTCGAACTCGGCGGCAAGAACGCCATGATCGTCCTCGACGACGCCGACATCGACAAGGCCGCCGACGGCGCCGTCGCCGCGTGCTTCCCCTCCGCCGGCCAACTCTGCGTCTCCATCGAGCGCCTGTACGTCGCCGAGCCCATCCGCGACCGGTTCGTCGCCGCGTTCGTCGCCCGCACCGAGAAGCTGAAGCTCGGCGCGTCGTACGACTACAGCGTCGACGTCGGCAGCCTCACCAACCCGTCCCAACTGGCCACCGTCACCGCCCACGTCGAGGACGCCGCCGGCAAGGGCGCGACCGTCCTCGCCGGCGGCAGGGCGCGGCCCGACATCGGGCCGCTGTTCTACGAACCGACGATCCTCACCGGCGTCACCCCCGACATGACCGTGTACGAGCACGAGACCTTCGGGCCCGTCGTCTCCATCCACTCCTACCGCGACGTCGACGACGCGATCGCGCGGGCCAACGCCACGCCGTACGGCCTCAACGCCTGCGTCTGGACCCGCAACGGAGCCCGCGGCCGGACCGTCGCCGCGCGCGTCCACGCCGGCACCGTCAACGTCAACGAAGCCTTCGCCGCCGCCTGGGGCAGCATCGACGCACCCATGGGCGGCATGGGCGACTCCGGACTCGGCCGCCGCCATGGCGCCGACGGAATCCTCAAGTACACCGAACCTCAGACCGTCGCCCACCAGCGCGTCCAGG
- a CDS encoding alpha/beta hydrolase, translating into MTPLPPPVTPYLEPAAQELCDATDPHPRIYEVPPEKGRDILLSLQSDPSVPRPDVDEEWVDVDAGEWGTVRTRIIRPEGATGLLPVVFYIHGAGWVFGDDKTHDRLFRELAVGAGAAGVFPVYDRAPEAKYPTQVEQNYAVGQWVMEHGAEHGLDTARIAVTGESVGGCMSAVFALMNKERGGIDLKAQVLLYPVADADFDTPSYLQFAEGYYLTRDGMKWFWDAYTTDPAQRAEHHASPLQASLDQLKGLPTTLVITDEADVLRDEGEQYANKLREAGVDVTSVRVAGMVHDFLLLDSLRDTRAANVARALAVDALRTALHGN; encoded by the coding sequence ATGACCCCGCTTCCCCCGCCCGTCACGCCCTATCTGGAACCCGCGGCACAGGAGTTGTGCGACGCCACCGATCCGCATCCGCGGATCTACGAGGTGCCGCCCGAGAAGGGCCGCGACATCCTGCTGAGCCTCCAGAGCGACCCGAGTGTGCCCCGCCCGGACGTCGACGAGGAGTGGGTCGATGTGGATGCCGGCGAGTGGGGCACCGTCCGCACCCGCATCATCCGACCCGAGGGAGCCACCGGTTTGCTGCCGGTCGTCTTCTACATCCACGGCGCCGGCTGGGTCTTCGGCGACGACAAAACCCACGACCGCCTCTTCCGCGAACTCGCCGTCGGCGCGGGCGCTGCGGGAGTCTTCCCGGTCTACGACCGGGCGCCCGAGGCGAAGTACCCCACGCAGGTCGAGCAGAACTACGCCGTGGGTCAGTGGGTTATGGAGCACGGTGCGGAGCACGGCCTGGACACCGCGCGCATTGCCGTCACCGGCGAGTCGGTCGGCGGCTGCATGTCCGCGGTGTTCGCGCTGATGAACAAGGAACGCGGCGGCATCGACCTCAAGGCTCAGGTGCTGCTTTACCCGGTGGCCGACGCGGACTTCGACACGCCGTCCTACCTGCAGTTCGCCGAGGGTTACTACCTGACGCGCGACGGCATGAAGTGGTTTTGGGACGCGTACACCACCGACCCCGCCCAGCGCGCCGAGCACCACGCCTCCCCGCTCCAGGCGAGCCTGGATCAGCTGAAGGGCCTCCCGACCACTCTGGTCATCACCGACGAGGCCGACGTGCTGCGCGACGAAGGCGAGCAGTACGCCAACAAACTGCGCGAGGCCGGCGTGGATGTCACCAGCGTCCGCGTGGCCGGCATGGTCCACGACTTCCTGCTCCTGGACAGCCTGCGCGACACCCGCGCGGCGAACGTCGCCCGCGCGCTCGCCGTCGACGCCCTGCGTACGGCACTGCACGGCAACTGA